The proteins below come from a single Iocasia fonsfrigidae genomic window:
- the rsmH gene encoding 16S rRNA (cytosine(1402)-N(4))-methyltransferase RsmH translates to MEFTHEPVLLKETIEYLKCQKNGVYVDGTLGRGGHTRAILDEIAGQGTVIAIDRDTEAIEAVSGSFDDQNLELVHGNFINIPEILANRGLEAVDGMVFDLGVSSPQFDNPERGFSYQYNAPLDMRMNLKQDLTARDIVNKYSAEELTSIIKKYGEDRWASRIADFIVKFRQDNEIITTHELVKVIKAAIPASARRSGGHPARRTFQALRIATNDELKQLEDLINNAVPYLKSGGRICIISFHSLEDRIVKWGFRELAKKCDCPPDFPVCVCDREPSIKIITRKPVRASQTEIDSNPRARSAKLRVAEKF, encoded by the coding sequence AAAGGAAACAATAGAATATTTAAAATGTCAGAAAAATGGTGTTTATGTTGATGGCACCTTGGGGCGGGGTGGTCATACCCGTGCAATTTTAGATGAAATAGCTGGACAGGGGACAGTGATAGCTATTGATAGGGATACAGAAGCTATAGAGGCGGTTTCCGGCAGCTTTGATGACCAAAATCTCGAGTTGGTACATGGTAATTTTATTAATATTCCGGAGATATTGGCCAATAGGGGTCTAGAAGCCGTTGATGGAATGGTTTTTGATCTGGGTGTATCATCACCTCAATTTGATAATCCGGAACGTGGTTTTAGTTATCAATATAATGCCCCATTGGATATGCGTATGAATCTAAAACAGGATTTGACAGCTCGGGATATTGTAAATAAGTATTCTGCTGAAGAACTAACAAGTATAATCAAGAAATATGGTGAAGACAGGTGGGCTTCAAGAATAGCAGATTTTATTGTTAAATTTCGACAAGATAACGAAATTATCACCACCCATGAGTTAGTGAAGGTTATTAAGGCTGCCATTCCGGCAAGTGCCAGAAGGAGTGGTGGCCATCCCGCAAGGCGTACTTTCCAGGCCTTAAGGATTGCAACAAATGATGAATTAAAACAACTTGAAGATTTAATCAATAATGCTGTTCCTTATTTAAAATCAGGGGGCCGGATATGTATTATTAGTTTTCATTCTCTGGAAGACAGGATTGTAAAATGGGGGTTTCGTGAGCTTGCTAAAAAGTGCGACTGTCCCCCTGATTTCCCTGTTTGTGTATGTGACCGTGAACCATCAATAAAAATTATTACTAGGAAGCCTGTTAGGGCATCTCAAACAGAGATAGATAGTAACCCCAGGGCAAGGAGTGCTAAATTGAGGGTTGCTGAAAAGTTCTAA
- a CDS encoding cell division protein FtsL — MLQTKPKSDYNYGYINNKNSSNNKKTKNSIDFKTIISFILIVTIIALILISYICQSVNITRLNYTLTKLSKEYDKIQEENHKLNIELARNKSLARIEKLARNDLHMSEPDRVEVVVLNKEEEIKKDTVPEQKKTYFAQVLGKFFNKSVKAEELDN, encoded by the coding sequence TTGTTACAAACCAAACCTAAAAGTGATTATAATTATGGTTATATTAATAATAAAAATAGCAGCAATAATAAAAAGACCAAAAATAGCATTGATTTTAAAACAATTATTAGTTTTATATTGATTGTGACTATTATTGCCCTTATATTAATATCATATATCTGTCAGTCTGTTAATATAACTCGCCTTAATTATACCCTTACTAAACTAAGTAAGGAGTATGATAAGATACAGGAGGAAAATCATAAGTTAAATATTGAATTAGCCCGAAATAAATCTCTAGCCAGGATTGAAAAACTGGCCAGGAATGATTTGCATATGAGTGAGCCGGACAGAGTAGAGGTTGTGGTTTTAAATAAAGAAGAAGAGATTAAGAAAGATACAGTGCCAGAACAGAAGAAAACATATTTTGCCCAGGTTTTAGGAAAATTTTTTAATAAGTCTGTTAAGGCTGAGGAATTGGATAATTAG